From Tachysurus fulvidraco isolate hzauxx_2018 chromosome 6, HZAU_PFXX_2.0, whole genome shotgun sequence:
taaaaaatataatagaaacacatacatgtgtatgaTGTCTATCTattgattcatttcttttattagtaTGGGTctggatttatttatgtttatttatgtgcaTTTCATTCTGTGTATATTTAGTGTAATGTTGCAGATACAAATGACATTTCATTATTCATGCGTTATTTGTATATCATTTGTTCCATTTATCTACCCATTTAATGTGTAAGAAGATTCCATGATCCATCGATCTAATGTGATAGATTATCAGCATTCATCAGTTTATCCAGTGTGCCTTCCAGTCACCTCAGGCGTGCTCATTAgggaacaaatacaaatacatttaaatatatctaatattaatcttgattttttttttattatattaatctttatattaaacttttgttttatgttcatgttctgtaaagctgctttgagacaaatgtcaattgttaaaagcgctatacagatacatttgaatttgaaccatctatccatccatccctccatccaaaTGTTTGGAAAGATTCTATCCATTCGTCTGTCCTTCCATCCAAACTGTAGgattccttccatccatccatccaaatgTTTGGGAAGATTACCATCGATTTGTCTGTCTTTCCATCCAAAGTGCAGGATTCTGTGCATCTATGTGATAAGATTCGATCATCCATCAGTTCATCCAAAGTGCGggattccatccatccatccaaatgGATTTAGGGAGATTCCATCCATCTGTATGTCCATATATCCAATATGCAGGATTCTGCGCATCCATGGGAGAAGATTCcatcaaacattcattcatccaaaTATGTGAAAAGACTCCATAATGTGAGCTTTACTATAATATCCCCTTTTTCTTGCCTTTAAAGTAAACTCATCCCTTCTTCCTTCCATTTATTGTAAACCCATCAACTGATCACGATTATCATCTTAGTTTATCACTTAGTACTCTTCatccatatatttatttacaatgaacTTTCACCTATTCATACAGTATCATAAAACCTACCCGTAATAATCAAGCCCTCTTCTGTtactttactctttttttttcatatttcatcCTCGGATTCTTCCTCTCCTTAACCCTTCTATCTGTCCACATTCCGTTCTCCATTTATCCAGCTTTAGATCTATTTATCACCATCTCCCTCCATCCATTAGTTCCTCTTTTCTACCATCATTCTCATAGTCCTTGTCCTGCTATAAAtcttccatccctccatccatcccaGCTGTCTACAGCACATGTTATTTACTGTGTACACGTTTCTATATATATTCAGTGTCTTACTTTATGTTCTACTTTCTCCACCCAGAATTGGTCATGGCAGTTTATCCTTCTTTCCCTCTGTTTATGTGAAAATCTCGAGTTGGCAATCATGCATCCTCTCCTGCTGGCACACTCTACTCTTGTTTTATGCACTTTACACTCTgtattacacaaaaaaaaaaaaacaaaccaccaTGGGGATCAATACCATCTACGCCTCTATTTATCTTTGAATTTTGTCGGAAGTTAGGGCTCTAAAGACGATGGATGTTTTCGTATTTGACAAATGACGAAGAGACTGTGCTTCTCCTTTAAGTCGAGCCGTCGGAGTCCTCCGGTCCTGAGGtaaataattctctctctccctccatcacCCGATAAACCCCTTGACAGACTTCAGGCCAGAATCTGTATCGATTCTAAACAGGATTAATGCAGATTAAACACAACTAAAAATATTTGTTCCATCCATTCTTTTATTCATCCACTTTTAATTAATTCAACCAGTTCATCTTTCATGCAATATCACACTCTCTTTGCAGTTATACCAGTTTATCAATCGTGTTTCCATGCACCTCTAATACCATCCATATTGGTTTTAGCAATTGGCAtaacatccatccatacatccttTACTGTTCTATCAATTTATCATCCTTCTATTCCTTTTTCAGTTCCAAATGTTTGTCGTCCATCTATTCTTCCTGTTATCAGTTACTCAATCTATCCATCCTTTTCCCAATCTGGTCATTTAACCATCCCCCATTTTGTCAATTCCATCAGTTTatcatccatccacctatcccTTTTCAGTCCCAGTAGTTCCCTTTCATCCCTTTCTACATCCAGCACTCTAGCTTGTGATTGGCTGCTACATGGTCACAAAGGACAATCTACACATTACATACCCCTGCAAAGGCAGGACACGTTTCTAGGTTAGGTATTCGCTGTTTACCCTCTGAGGGGTGAATGGTGGCTTTATTAAAGTGCAGCCTGGTTCTTTTTCTGAGTTCCTGGAGGGCAGAAAGGATGCATCAGCGTCAGCGTTCGTCAGATTAGAAGTGACAGTATTGGTTTGTGTGTTAGTTTCTTTCCAGAACGACCGAGAACTGTAGAGACAGGATGTCTGGCTGACTGAACATTACTTTTCCTGtcacaaagaaaaatggaataaacataccaatatttaaaacactacagcttttttttttttgcatattttattttaaaggaaaGGTTCTCagaatacagtacaatacaatatgCCTCACCTTTCTTCTCCACTGAGGAAATGTTTCTATCTAAGTAGGCATGGTCTGAATGAGTGCACTTCTAACCAGATTCCACAGCAAACCTCCGAGTGTGAAATCTAACTCGCTAACTAACTTAGCCAAGTTCCAGTTTTCAGCTAATTCATAAAACTGTTGGCTCACATTTCTAGCTTGATGTCTGTATTTTGAGagaacaaatgaaaatattGTTAAAAGGTAAAGCGATGCTCCATAGACAAACCCTTTTGCAACTATGGTTACAGGTTACaggctcaaaaaaaaaaaaaagataaagactTGAAATGATATTGTGATAGTTTCAGCAAATCTTTAAAATATCCTCAGTGAACAGAAGAAATCAGGTCCCAAGGATTTTACAATGTGCACAACATGTACATCTAACAACAGTGTTAGTCACAAATATCCATTTTTGTTATGCAAAAAAAGATGCTCATTATTCCTCTGTAGAATGTAAAACTAGCTGGTGAAACTAATTATTAAATCCAGTCCACATTTCAAATGCAACACTGAAGCCAGTCATTTAATTGGTTCTTTTAATGGtcatataaacacaaaacattttagagaattcagaaaatacaaaatatccTCCAGGTTACCAACACTTTACTCAAGTTTCTACTGTCCAATGGGAATCTAAAACTGTCCATATTTCCCCACAATGCACTGCTAGTTTGTACAGAAACACTGCATTTCATGGTTCAAAGTTAAGGTTGCAATGTATTAACTGGTTTGTCCCGTGCTGTGGACTATCTGCGTCTTCTGGGTGATCTCTCTACACTTCTGTCCTCTCTCCTCCTGGACTCTCTGTACCGGTTCTCCTTGTTGTCACGCTCCGTTCCGTTCCTATACGAGTCTCTGCTGGTTCTCTCCTGAGATTTTGACTTtgacctctctttctcttggctGCGTCtgcactctctgtctctcttggtGTCCTTGTATTTACGCGAGTCCTCATTATCTCGGTTTTTGTATTGCCAGTTGCGGTTGCGCGCATCAGGCGACTCCCGCCTCCCGCGCGCATCAGGCGACTCCCGCCTCCCGCGCGCATCAGGCGACTCCCGCCTCCCGCGCGCATCAGGCGACTCCCGCCTCCCGCGCGCATCAGGCGACTCCCGCCTCCCGCGCGCATCAGGCGACTCCCGCCTCCCGCGCGCATCAGGCGACTCCCGCCTCCCGCGCGCATCAGGCGACTCCCGCCTCCCGCGCGCATCAGGCGACTCCCGCCTCCCGCGCGCATCAGGCGACTCCCGCCTCCCGCGCGCATCAGGCGACTCCCGCCTCCCGCGCGCATCAGGCAACTCCCGCCTCCCGCTCACATCAGGCGACTCCCGCCTCCCGCTCCCGCGCACATCAGGCGACTCCCGTCTTCCGCGCACATCAGGCGAGTCCCGCCTTCCGCGCGCAACAGGCGAGTCCCGTCTCCCGCTCTTGCGTGCAACAGGCGACTCCCGTCTCCCCCGTTCGCGCGCAACAGGCGACTCCTTTCTCCCGCGTGCAACAGGAGACTCTCTTCTCCCGCGTTCAACAGGCGACTCCCTTCTCCCGCGTTCGCGCTCTACAGGTGACTCCCTTCTGCCGCGCTCTACAGGCGACTCCCGTCTGCCGCGCGCAACTGGTGACTCCCTTCTGCCGCGTGCAACTGGTGACTCCCTTCTGCCGCGCATAACAGGCGACTCCCTTCTCAAGCGCGCAACTGGTGActcccttctctctttctctcttgcaaAAGGTGAGTCCCTTCTCCCTTTCACTCTTGCAACAGGCGAGTCCcttctccccttctctctcgcAACAGGTGAGTCCcttctccccttctctctcgcAACAGGCGAGTCCCTTCTTTCACACCCACGCTCATCAGGTGAGTCTCTTTTCCCACGAGGACGTACATCAGGAGAACCCTTTCCCCTGCGCTTATCAGGTGAGTCTCTTCTTCCATAAGGACGTACATCAGGAGAGTCCTTTCGCCTGCGCTCATCAGGAGAGTCTCTTCTTCCATGAGTTCGTACATCAGGAGAGTTCTTTCGCCTGCTTTCATCAGGAGAGTCTCTTTTCCCACGAGGTTGTACATCAGGAGACTCCTTTCGCCTGCGTTTATCAGGTGAGTCTTTTCTTCCACGAGGCCGTACATCGGGAGAGTCCCTTCTCGCACGTGCTTGCAAGTCAGGAGAGTGCATTTGCCCACGCTCTCGCAAATCAGGAGATTCTTTCCGTCCACGAGCTTGCACAGGCGAGTCCCTTCGCCCACGTTCTCGCATATCCTTATGGGATTTGTCCCGTTTTCTTAGAGGGTCCTCCGCACTTTTGTCTAGTTTCTGGTTTCTTTTACTTTGTCTCTCTTCTGCAGGACAGCTGTGTTTAGAGCTCTTCTCCTTGTGCTTCTTTCCATGTTGGGAAATCTTTTTCTGCTTCGTGTCTGAGTCTGAATCTGTGGAAAAGCAGAAATAGAGGAAACAATTAGCACGAGGAAAGCAGACAGTGCTTCAGTCAAGTTATTGTGTGGTGTAGCTAATTATGGAGAAAAGAGTTGTAGGGGCTTTAATTCTAAATTTGTGCAAGTAAGATTTAAAGGAGCTGTAACTTCCCAGCACCGCACTGATGCTGCAGGGATGGAATCTGAATGGATCTGTCAGTCACTCATGCATTATAAATTATGTTGGGAGAAACAGAGTGAATTCAAGGGGGGAAAACAAGGGGACTCGATAAACATTCTGAATTAGGACATGACTGCAATTCGTTtcagcctctgtgtgtgtgtgtggtgaccaAGCCTGCTGCTGAATACCCTTAAGAATTACACCAGAGAGTTCTGACAGCCTCAAACCAGGTCACCACCATAAAGCTTTGTATCTTTTCTAAATTTCTGAGTAACTTTCATCCTCGTTATCTCAATGCTAACGACCACTGCTTAGTCAGGAACGAGACACGTGTGGGTGACCTGACGTCATTTAgacaacaacacacacgcaaCTAGCACAATAAGCCAGCATTATTAAATGATATACAAGAAGCCAGTTAaagcaattacacacacacacacacacacactataatacacaggTTACAGCTGATTCAGCATCACTTCACTTATTTCCCcttgctgtttatttaaagcTCTAAATTGCCAAGTCCCTGCCCTCACATCTGAGCACCTGACAGGGTGTAAATGATAAGAAGGAAATGATAAGATCATCTCgtttttcctgtttcctgatatctctccccgtctctctctctctccaccccccccacccacacacacacacactcacactgaggTCAGACAGGCTAGTGTACAAAGGAACGGACTAATGCACTGAAGAAGTGTACTGAGAGAGATTAGTATATtgggagagggaaaaaaatgtactGAGAGAGGGATTAGTATTCTGAGACATGAGCGAGTGTACTGAGAGGGATTAGAATACTCAGGTGACTTTACATACTGAAAGAGGATTTGGTATACTGAGAGATTAGTGAATGTACTGAGAGGGGGGATTAGTACACTGAAGGATATAAGAGGATACCGCGAGAGGGATTAGTACACTGCAGGATGAGTGAGTGCTGAGAGAGGGATTGGTGCGTACCTGAAGAGCTCGAGCTGCCAGACGAGTCATCTGACTCACTGGAGTCCGAGTCGCTGCCCGAGGACGACGAGTttgatgaggaagatgaggaggaggaagagtcAGAAGACTCGACGTCCTGATTCTGGGTCATGATCATCTTTGGGGCGTTCTTTAGATGCTCTCTTAGCTCATCTctgtttaagagagagagagatgtttaggTACCAGAACCCCTAGTAATAGCAGCAGCTCATGGCTTGATCTAGGTTAAACTACAGACCGTGATCTAAAATATATGTCGTAATAACAGGGATCGGAGACTTTGTCTACAAATGTAAGTAGCTTGTTATCGCGGTTGTAGGCTTATCATCATTGTTGTAATAACTACTGTTGTACTGTTACCCACGAGCTAGAAGGATATGCAACAAAAGCAAAGTGTTTACAAAATGTACTACTTTAAAAATGACGTCAGAGTTATCAGTCCTGCATGTTACTGATCAATGCCAGTGGTGACGCGACATTTCTTTATAGCGCCCCAATTTGCGTATACAGTATAACCATTAAACACTTAAGGCACTACAGAGCTGACTGAGACGCACCCAAGGCTCCAGTTCAATTTAAAGCCCCACCTTTGGATTAGcctcattatttaaattcaactCCCCTGCATTCAGTCAGATTATTAGGCTGCATGTTTGTCTGGAAACTGATGACATTTATTCACAATGGATAAACCCTTAACCTTAGATTTCCTTATTCTAAGCTTGACATTTGAATGGAATTGCCCTGTAAAAGGTTACCATTATCGTACGATAGAGAGATTTAATATGTGCACATGGCCTGCAGAGGAAAAAGAGGAGTTTCTTACGTGAGGCCTCCGAGACCGATGGAGGTGAAGAAATTGATGGCGAATCTGGTGTTCCTCGGGTTGTCGCGAGGGAACAGGCCTTCGAAGTAGGGCTGCAGGGTCCTGCAGTCAAAACAGCACCGTTTAcatgcaatgtgtgtgttttcctcacAGGAGAGATTATAAAGCACAATTCAATCTATGGGGCAACTCACATGTCCTTGAGTCTCTCGTTGAGCTTCGGAAGCCCCATGTAGGCACACAGCTCCTGGAAGAGGATCTTGACGAAAATACGGCTTGAGGACGTCGTCGTCTCTTCACTCATTCGGATGCACTCTAGAACCTGCAGGGAATTGCAGACCAACCAGTTCATTGCATggcatttaaataattataaaaaaataatatattacaaataaatataaaaataaataataaataaaatgtaaaataatttttttattttaagaaaaattgttttttattaaaataaataaataaataaataagacttcactaatgaaataaaataaaaaaagcttcaGTATAGCAACCAAATTTTGCTTCTTCTTTAAGGCAATATAATTATGAAGGGGGCTGTTAAAAGTTTCTATGCAGAAAAGCAATCCTGTCTTTGTGACTAAGTTGATGAGTCATATCACTAGCTCGAGGGGATGTGTATTATTCGATTATTAAGCAGGACCGAATGCTGAAAACGATCCACGTCACTCACGCTCCACGGGACGGAGTCTGTATAGAGGAGGTGTGCGAACATTCGAGCCACGTTGCGGAGTTTGTTGGTCTCCAGCCTGTGAATGGTTTCGTACTGCTCCTGGAAGATGGCCTCAAAACTCTCCATGTAGTCCTTCTTCAACAAGCAGAAGCGCTGCAGAGATTCACAAAGGGAGAAATAAACATCAGACACAGACAGCAGGAAATAAAATAGGTAACGAGACGAATCGCAGGCTGGAGCCGTTCAGCCGAGCGGAAGGAAGAAGAGACTGAGGACTGGAAAGTGAAGCTCATGGACAGatgcagacacaggcaaaggaAGAGGGTGGGGgtagagagagaagggaaacaTGAAGCCTGCTGTTTCTCAGTTAGGAGTCGGTAATATAAAAAATCTGCATGTCTCCTAAGTGCtaaaacacacctccaggcacTAAGTTTCTAGagctttgtgttttaaaattcagcagagaaaaaaaaacactttaaacttAGACATGCAATAAGTTCTGACGATACTGACGAAccagacagaaataaaatcaccaatTAGCAACTGTAAGGTATAAATAGACTCCGACAGGAAGATTTTCCTGCGAGTGTGTGATGGTTTATGGTTCAGGCTTTCTAAAGAAAGCACACATTTAATCTTTCCTGAAAGGGAAACCTACAGAAGGGAAGATCGAAGAACACAATAGGTTCTAGTTTCAAAATTTTCCCCCCCTGTGAGAGATGAGATTTTTATAGCcacacagagaggaagagaaagatgaAACCAGCTAGCGGGAAACACAAAACATGGGCGAACATGCAGACAGACAAGGAGGTCAatggacagagaaagagacaggtaTAGAGACACTGGTAGGGGCAGGATAGACAGCTGGGGGAAATAAAGAGGTAGGAAAGGAGATAGCCACATAGGAGGAGTGAGTGGAGAGATGGCAAGTAAACAGACCGACAGcgagataaacaaacagaaaaagaaataaataaacagacagggAGATAAATAACCCGATGGAGATAAATAAAGCAACAGTGAAACAAACAGACggagataaacaaacagaaaaacggATAGGAAGATGAACAAACGGtgagagaaacaaaaacaaacagattaaatattaataaacagcTAGAAAAAACGAAAAGGAAGATGAATAAACGGGTAGACAGTCATACAGACAAACAGCCTGAGATAAGCAGATATTTAAGCAGGGagataaaaacacagacaggtagAGAAGTAGGTTGACAGACAGGTAGGCAATCAGACAGTTATATAGTTAGATAGCTAGACGGGGCAATTAAGGCAAACAGACAGATTTAAATAGACCTGTAAAATGGCAGAtaggtaaataaacaaacatgatgGTAAATGGAGATGCAGGTGAGTGTGTAGAGACGAGCCTCACCCCAGCCAGAAGACCAAAGAACTTCTCGTAGGTTCTCTGTTGGGCGCAGCAGTCCAGGATCATGTTACACAGCTCCTTCTgcagacacacagtaacacagatcAGTAATATTATCGcacccacaccctcacacacacgcatccgAACCTTCAGAGATTAACACCAGCCTGAATTCGACTAATGGGACAGATGTTGTGCTGCACTCATATCCAGCtcaaaaatgaaaaatcaaAAAGTCAAAAATGACATTAGTACATAGATACTGGAACATTCAGGTATTATGGGACAAGGGGGAAAAAGCCATACGTTTCCACACTGCTGAAGGATTGTTAAGTATTTTTACACTTCTTTTGATTAATCTGTTGTTCAGATCtgcatttgatttgttttatgcACAAATAGAAATCTTTGGATGCAGGGAGCTGGACAACTGTAAACCTGCTGCCACAAGACATCTTCATGACAACACTGTCTGCTTATGGACTCCACACAGAAGTGAGAACGTCTAACACATCATGCATCAGCAAATCAGATGAAGAGGAATTCACTACAGGGCTGGATTTAGTGATCTGATGGAACATTCAGACGTGGAATGAGCATGGGACCAGAAGATCAATGTAGATGAAGCTGATGAAATGgatgggaaggaaggaaggaaggaaggaaggaaggaaggaaggaaggaaggaaggaaggaaggaaggaaggaaggaaggaaggaaggaaggaaggaaggaaggaaggaaggaaggaaggaaggaaggaaggaaggaaggaaggaaggaaggaaggaagaaaggaaggaaggaaggaaggaaggaaggaagaacagaaggaagaaagaaagaaagaaagaaagaaagaaagaaagaaagaaagaaagggcaAAATGAAGGAAATAAGGAAGgaataaaggaaggaaaggaaggaaggaaggaagggcaaaaggaagggagggagggagggcaaaaggaaggaaggaacgaagggaaggaaaaaatgaagggagggaggaaaaaagaaaggaagggcaaaataaaggaaggaaggaaggaagaaagcaaggaagggagggagggaaggaaaaaaggaagaaagaataaAGTTAGAAAttaagagagaggagaaggatgTAATAAAGGATGGAAGGTTACAGCATTAAGACACCAAGTGTGCAGAACCTGAAGATTATAAACATGatgtgaaattcattcattcattttctaccgcttttatctgaactactcgggtcacagggagcctgtgcctatctcaggcgtcatcgggcatcaaggcaggatacaccctggacggagtgccaacccatcacagggcacacacacacacactctcattcactcacacaatcacacactacggacaattttcttcaattttctgccaaatcaacctaccatgcatgtctttggaccgggggaggaaaccggagtacccggaggaaacccccatggcacggggagaacaagcaaactccacacacacaaggcgggggcgggaatcgaaccccgaccctggaggtgtgaggcggacgtgctacccactaagccaccgtgcccccctgatgTGAAATTTATACAGATTTACTATACAAGATTTTATACAAGATTTACTCCACACAAGtctatattataatacattcaGACTCAAGATCTTAAAGTCTGAACTAAATGCATGCATACTGGACCTGAGGGAGACCATTCCCCCCACACGTCAtagatatataaacattttttacttgTCTAATTGTTTACACGCTTCTTTTAAATGGAAACACTTCCAATTTTTCCCAAAGTCTTCTTAAAGATAACAGTAATTAATAAAGctggggcaagtcatggcctaatggttagagtgtctgactcgtaatcctaaggttgtgggttcgagtgtCGGGCCGGCCACGAGCGAGATGCCcttttgagcaaggcaccgaacccccccccaactgctccccgagcgccgcagcataaatggctgcccactgctccgggtgtgtgttcactgctgtgtgtgtgtgtgttcactgctgtgtgtgtgcactttggatgggttaaacacagaacaaattctgagtataggtcaccgtacttagccgtatgtcacctcacttttttttttttttaagctacaCGACCGATGTTATTGTAGCCGTTTGGCTGTCAGACGCTCAGAGAAACATCCTGACTAATTAAATCatccctgaacacacacaagcttttcTCTGCCTGTGAACAGGTCACTGATTCCCTCATTATCCGCCCTAATGCTTCATCCATCTCCACAAACTGAAGGCATGTGGAAGCGAAGAGAAGAAATCTGCCCcagggaggagaaagaaaaaaagggtttCTCTAAGATGAGAGACCTTCATTTGACCTTCAATACCAAAAGTGTGGAACCATTAATGCACATATTACTAATGTCCAAATGGTCGTTTGACCCCCTTTGGGACTTTATTTTTCAAttgattcaaatatttaaaaatgaaactaaaataaatcttaaagtGTTTATCATTAAACAGGTTACTCTGAACTGAGCAGAGTCTGgacattatatgtgtgtgtgtgtgtgtgtgtgtgtgtgtgtgtgtgtgtgtgtgtgtgtgcgcacatgtatATATGAGAGATTAGATCTGAAACAGCAAGAAAGAAATGGAGGTCCAGTGTCAGTGACCTTGAAGCACAACAACAGGAAAGGTAGGAAGGAAGAAAGGTTAGAGGAAAAGGGGGGAAGGGACGGAGCGATACAGAGGGGAAAGTAGCAAATAAGCAAAGGAAGACGGTAATCAacaaagggagagaggaaggaaggaaggaggcaACAcaaggaagaggagaaagagaggacgGAACCAACGAGGAGAGGAGGcaatggaaagaaagaatgaaagaaaggggcgaaaaaacaagagaaaaggaaggaaggaaggacggaaggaaggaaggaagggaccaagaaaagggaaaaaaggaaagaaagggaccaggaaaacaagagaaaaggaaggaaggaaggaaggaaggaaggaaggaaggaaggaaggaagggaccaaaaaaaaataagagtaaaggaagaaggaaggacGGGAGGAATGAAAAGGGGGACCAAGAAAACGAGAGGAAGGACGGACAGATGGACCAACCCAGGAAAgagcagaaaagaaagaaagagagtacCATGATTGGAAAAAGGAAATCAATAAAagagtaaaagaagaaaaagaatgtgtgtgtgtgtgcagaaaaatcACCATCTGCTCCCCTCATTTCCATTAATGTGCATTAGATGTTTAGAAGTGCCCatcatccctctctccctctctctgccaaCTCCACCATTTCATTTTCTCCTCCTGAACTCTCGGACAAACGGCCCATGAGAACAGAAGCAGACGCTCGTCACGTCGAGAGGATCTGAGGAACGAGAGCTCGCCAAACTCCACATCGTACCTACAGCTTTATAACTAATATTCATGAAAACCAGAGAACGTGAAAGACGTGTGTGAAATAATCAGGAGTTCGTATCGTCTCTAAACCGGACACTCGCCTACTAACAGCATAGAGTGAGAGGACATAAGAGCAGCTGAGCCACCACTCCGGTGCTGATCACAGGAAATCACTCCACTAGATTGTATTATGTTCATCTATATTTAAATACACGCTCGGAATGAACGCATACTTTATCTGTTCGgatttttaaatacaaagtgAAACTACGGGACTGGACATGGGTTAAAAACATTTGAAGTGGATGTACAGTGTGCACTCCAAATGAACAATCATTACTCAGTACGTATTTACGCTCACTGCGTCATCTAGATAAATGGCCAAATAATTCAAACGGCCGCTAGACGGATCTGTTTCAAAATATGAACTATAGCATGTGAATTcagatggatttatttatttatatcatctGGCTCTAAATTCAGGaaataagggaaggaaggaaggaaggaaggaaataagggaaggaagaaaataagaaaaggaaggagggagggaagaagGAACGAAGGAACAAACGAACAAATTACCTTCTTTGCAATTAAGCCAAAAGGTAAGCAAGGAAGGAAAGgtggaaaggaaggaaggatggaaatgaaagaaataaagaaacaattaagaaaataagaaaggaAATGTGCAAAAGAAGGAAGGCGGGAAGAGAGGAAGGAGTGCACAaacggaaggaaggaaggaagttaggaaggaagggagaacgcaagtgaaatggaaaaaaggcaaaatgcaattaaaatggGAAAGataagatgaaaaagaaaagatgggAGAGAACAAAAGATGGGGGGTAGCAAGGAAGGAAGAATggaaaggagggaaaaaagatACATCAGGAAGGAAGACAGGAAAGGGGAAGCAATAATAGGGAGGAAGGAAAGTAAGTGAGAAATGATGCATGGAAGGAAGAatgcaggaaggaaggaaacaaCGAAGGGAGAGAGGGGGCAACAACCAGAAGTAATGAGCTTGGGGAGAGACTGGTGTATTGAGTGATGTGTGAAGCCACCGTCCTCTGATGCTACATTACAGAGGGAGTCCATCAAGACCATCAGATCCACTAGAAGCTCCACATGCTGAAAAAGTCAGAGTCAGCA
This genomic window contains:
- the cwc22 gene encoding pre-mRNA-splicing factor CWC22 homolog, with amino-acid sequence MATENEAVVDLNSPVKDEHSSPSGTRDPERTTRSSSSSSDSDGDKHLRSRDEARRSPSPLSRDVAEEQTEQDAVPRRSSASRSSDDDDDSSSEEDSDDGVMHRMKSSVAHIRRDVQDESSRPRRRSSSADRNGSGRSYSRSRSRSPSPQRRTDRARRSRDRDGHWRSERRSSRERDGDRERFRPRRGRSSSPSQRDKTPADEPPVKKRKEELDPILTRTGGAYIPPAKLRMMQAQITDKSSLAYQRMSWEALKKSINGLINKVNVSNIGNIIQELLQENIVRGRGLLARSVLQAQSASPIFTHVYAAVVAIINTKFPQIGELILKRLILNFRKGFRRNDKQQCLTASKFVAHLINQNVAHEVLCLEILTLLLERPTDDSVEVAISFLKECGLKLTEVSPRGINAIFERLRNVLHESEIDKRVQYMIEVMFAIRKDGFKDHPIIPEGLDLVEEEDQFTHMLPLEDDYNTEDILNVFKMDPDFLENEEKYKTIRKEILDEGSSDSDGDAEGSDDEDGDNEDEAAEAGEDEDKITIFDKTEVNLVSFRRTIYLAIQSSLDFEECAHKLIKMNFPENQTKELCNMILDCCAQQRTYEKFFGLLAGRFCLLKKDYMESFEAIFQEQYETIHRLETNKLRNVARMFAHLLYTDSVPWSVLECIRMSEETTTSSSRIFVKILFQELCAYMGLPKLNERLKDMTLQPYFEGLFPRDNPRNTRFAINFFTSIGLGGLTDELREHLKNAPKMIMTQNQDVESSDSSSSSSSSSNSSSSGSDSDSSESDDSSGSSSSSDSDSDTKQKKISQHGKKHKEKSSKHSCPAEERQSKRNQKLDKSAEDPLRKRDKSHKDMRERGRRDSPVQARGRKESPDLRERGQMHSPDLQARARRDSPDVRPRGRKDSPDKRRRKESPDVQPRGKRDSPDESRRKNSPDVRTHGRRDSPDERRRKDSPDVRPYGRRDSPDKRRGKGSPDVRPRGKRDSPDERGCERRDSPVAREKGRRDSPVAREKGRRDSPVARVKGRRDSPFAREKERRESPVARLRRESPVMRGRRESPVARGRRESPVARGRRESPVERGRRESPVERERGRRESPVERGRRESPVARGRKESPVARERGRRESPVARKSGRRDSPVARGRRDSPDVRGRRESPDVRGSGRRESPDVSGRRELPDARGRRESPDARGRRESPDARGRRESPDARGRRESPDARGRRESPDARGRRESPDARGRRESPDARGRRESPDARGRRESPDARGRRESPDARGRRESPDARNRNWQYKNRDNEDSRKYKDTKRDRECRRSQEKERSKSKSQERTSRDSYRNGTERDNKENRYRESRRREDRSVERSPRRRR